One Burkholderia sp. PAMC 26561 genomic window carries:
- a CDS encoding MFS transporter, whose product MSSTSATVPVVRPAAWRAVVAASIGNALEWFDLVVYGFFAVVISKLFFPSGNDSISILLTLGTFGVSFFMRPLGAIVLGAYADKAGRKAALTLSILLMMVGTLIIAVLPTYSSIGIAAPLILVLARLMQGFSAGGEFGSATAFLAEHVPGRRGFFASWQVASQGLTTLLAAIFGVVLTGNLSPGQMNSWGWRMPFFFGLLIGPVAYYIRTKLDETPEFLSAVTTATPLRDTFASNKERLLIAIGTVVLGTVATYLVLFMPTYAIRQLGLAPSVAFTAILLTGAIQMVLSPLVGHLSDTHGRTRIMLISAVLLLVLIYPLFSWLVAHPAFGNLLVVQAVLGVLMTGYFAALPGLLSEMFPVATRTTGMSLAYNIAVTVFGGFGPFIITWLIASTGSKAAPSFYMIFAAVISLVALMAARKRLGFK is encoded by the coding sequence ATGAGCAGTACGTCTGCAACAGTACCGGTTGTCCGTCCGGCCGCGTGGCGTGCCGTGGTGGCGGCGTCCATAGGCAACGCGCTCGAATGGTTCGACCTCGTGGTCTACGGGTTTTTTGCGGTCGTCATCTCGAAGCTGTTCTTTCCGTCGGGCAACGATTCCATCTCGATCCTGCTGACGCTCGGCACATTCGGTGTGTCGTTTTTCATGCGGCCGCTGGGTGCGATCGTGCTCGGCGCCTACGCCGACAAAGCCGGCCGCAAAGCCGCGCTCACCCTATCCATACTGTTGATGATGGTGGGCACGCTGATCATCGCCGTGTTGCCGACGTATTCGTCCATCGGGATTGCCGCGCCGTTGATCCTGGTCCTCGCACGCTTGATGCAGGGCTTTTCGGCCGGCGGCGAGTTCGGCAGCGCGACGGCGTTTCTCGCCGAACACGTGCCGGGGCGGCGTGGCTTTTTCGCGAGCTGGCAGGTTGCAAGCCAGGGGTTGACGACGCTGCTAGCTGCTATCTTCGGCGTGGTACTGACCGGGAATTTATCGCCGGGACAGATGAATTCGTGGGGCTGGCGCATGCCGTTTTTCTTCGGCTTGCTGATCGGGCCGGTGGCGTACTACATCCGCACAAAGCTCGATGAAACGCCTGAATTCCTTTCCGCCGTCACGACCGCGACGCCCTTGCGGGACACGTTTGCATCGAACAAGGAGCGCTTGCTGATTGCCATTGGCACGGTGGTGCTGGGAACGGTGGCGACCTATCTCGTGTTGTTCATGCCGACCTACGCGATTCGCCAGTTGGGCCTTGCGCCCTCGGTTGCATTCACGGCGATCCTGCTGACGGGCGCGATCCAGATGGTGCTGTCGCCGCTGGTAGGCCATCTCTCCGATACCCACGGCCGCACCCGCATCATGCTGATCTCGGCCGTGCTGTTGCTCGTGTTGATCTATCCGCTCTTCTCGTGGCTCGTCGCGCATCCGGCGTTCGGCAACCTGCTGGTCGTGCAAGCGGTGCTCGGCGTCCTGATGACCGGGTACTTCGCCGCGCTGCCGGGATTACTCTCGGAGATGTTTCCGGTTGCCACGCGCACGACGGGGATGTCGCTGGCTTATAACATCGCGGTGACAGTATTCGGCGGGTTCGGGCCGTTCATCATCACGTGGCTGATTGCATCGACGGGATCAAAGGCCGCGCCCAGCTTCTACATGATTTTCGCGGCCGTGATCAGCCTTGTAGCGTTGATGGCGGCGCGCAAGAGGCTGGGGTTCAAGTGA
- a CDS encoding YceI family protein, with amino-acid sequence MKKNLLIAAAGALFVAASFNAMAAEVTYQLDPNHTYPSFETDHFGGISVWRGKFDKSSGTVTIDREAKKGTLEATIDMTSINIGNEKLDGELKSAQFFDTEKFPTATYKGTSMKFKGDVPVEVIGELTLHGVTKPVNLKIESFKCFTNPMMKKEVCGTESTGTFDRADFGVDYGKAYGFKMKTTLHIQAEGVRQ; translated from the coding sequence ATGAAAAAGAACCTTTTGATCGCGGCAGCAGGCGCGTTGTTCGTGGCGGCATCGTTTAACGCAATGGCTGCTGAAGTCACGTACCAACTCGATCCGAACCACACGTACCCGAGCTTCGAGACCGATCACTTCGGCGGCATCTCGGTGTGGCGTGGCAAGTTCGACAAGAGCAGCGGCACGGTGACGATCGATCGCGAAGCGAAGAAGGGCACGCTGGAAGCGACCATCGACATGACGTCGATCAACATCGGCAATGAGAAGCTCGACGGTGAACTGAAGAGCGCGCAATTCTTCGATACCGAAAAATTCCCGACGGCAACCTACAAGGGCACGTCGATGAAGTTCAAGGGCGACGTGCCGGTGGAAGTGATCGGCGAGTTGACGCTGCACGGCGTGACGAAGCCGGTGAACCTGAAGATCGAATCGTTCAAGTGCTTCACGAACCCGATGATGAAGAAGGAAGTGTGCGGCACGGAATCGACGGGCACATTCGATCGCGCTGACTTCGGTGTGGACTACGGCAAGGCATACGGCTTCAAGATGAAGACGACGCTGCATATCCAGGCTGAAGGCGTGCGCCAGTAA
- a CDS encoding BrnT family toxin — protein MRFEWDETKNRSNVRKHGVDFNDAIEIFKHPVLTAADRSEDFGEDRWIALGWMKLIVALVVYVERDGDTVRIISARKATRPEIKRYGDAISK, from the coding sequence ATGCGATTCGAGTGGGACGAAACAAAGAATCGGAGCAACGTCCGCAAACACGGCGTCGACTTCAACGACGCTATCGAAATCTTCAAGCATCCGGTTCTGACCGCTGCGGATCGCAGCGAGGATTTCGGCGAAGATCGCTGGATTGCGTTGGGGTGGATGAAACTGATCGTGGCGCTGGTCGTTTATGTAGAGCGCGACGGCGACACCGTGCGGATTATTTCAGCGCGCAAGGCAACGCGACCCGAGATAAAACGCTACGGTGACGCTATTTCTAAATGA
- a CDS encoding BrnA antitoxin family protein — translation MSKTTKTDWKRLEAMPDSSIDTSEMPELGDEFFLNAELQRPPKQAVTMRLDADVLAWFKEQGEGYQTRINKLLRAYMQAQQKRHS, via the coding sequence ATGAGCAAAACCACGAAGACTGATTGGAAGCGCCTGGAAGCCATGCCGGATTCCAGTATCGACACAAGCGAGATGCCCGAGCTCGGCGACGAGTTCTTCCTGAACGCCGAGCTGCAAAGACCGCCCAAGCAGGCGGTCACCATGCGTCTAGACGCCGACGTGCTGGCTTGGTTCAAGGAACAAGGCGAGGGTTACCAGACGCGCATCAACAAGCTTTTGCGCGCCTACATGCAGGCGCAACAAAAGCGCCACTCGTAA